One Qipengyuania gaetbuli genomic region harbors:
- the ccmE gene encoding cytochrome c maturation protein CcmE — protein sequence MRAKHQRLVLIALALVALVGAGLLAAYALRNQASYFYLPEQMAANPPEPGQAVRLGGMVEPGSLETLPDGVTVTFAVTGREDSRIPVRFAGILPDLFVEGSGVVAEGRLGADGTFVADNLLAKHDENYVPRELEGMSEHQAAEMAEETTVGLE from the coding sequence GTGAGGGCGAAACACCAGAGGCTGGTCCTGATTGCGCTGGCGCTGGTCGCGCTGGTCGGCGCTGGCCTGCTCGCCGCCTATGCGCTGCGCAACCAGGCGAGCTATTTCTACCTGCCCGAACAAATGGCGGCGAACCCGCCGGAACCGGGCCAGGCAGTACGCCTCGGCGGCATGGTCGAGCCCGGCTCGCTCGAGACGCTGCCGGACGGCGTGACCGTGACCTTTGCCGTCACCGGACGCGAGGATTCGCGCATTCCCGTGCGGTTCGCCGGCATCCTGCCCGACCTCTTCGTCGAAGGTTCGGGCGTGGTCGCGGAAGGCAGGCTGGGGGCGGACGGCACATTCGTGGCCGACAACCTCCTTGCCAAGCACGACGAGAATTACGTGCCGCGCGAACTGGAAGGCATGAGCGAGCACCAGGCCGCCGAAATGGCCGAAGAGACCACGGTCGGCCTCGAATGA